The Branchiostoma floridae strain S238N-H82 chromosome 3, Bfl_VNyyK, whole genome shotgun sequence genomic sequence AAAAAATAAGATTGGATCGCCCGCACTAAGatttgtaatatatatataacatatgatCAATAATATTTTCACATCATTTGAAAGACAAAGCTTACAAACCACATTCTTTATCAATGGAATTATTGGAACTACAGATAAGAGTTTTGGTAACGGTCCCCGCGTCAGTGGAAATGGGTTATTACTGCAGTCGTTGCGAATCACTGCGGATTTTCCGCTGTCAAATGAAAGAGAACAGCCAATTTCCCTGTTCTGGTCAAATAATAACTTTCTCTAATAGAATGCACCCGCGTTGTTTTATTTTACGATATACTATATTTTCTAGGTTTGAACTTTGTGGGTTTGCATAATAAATTTAGTTCTGCTCTTTTGCCATTTTGCTATAATAGTACCTACACACCATGTATCACCGTTAATATGTACGCATCATAAATAATTACCCTGCGTGCCTTGCTATATCTTGTCCATGTATATACTTGTTTATGTTCTTTTTACGTTCATCTTGCAGTCTCAGCTAGCAGGCGTCGACGTACTTCACAACTTCACAAAGTGGGCCTGGGAGACCGAGATAATGACATACATTGGCATGGGCATCAATTTGGATGAAAGAAGAAATACTCAACGCGCTGATGCCTACGAGCCTGCATTCTGTACGTGGCGAATACATAACGGTGAAGTGGCTGTCATTCATCAGGACACCTTCTTGTTGGTTGGCTGACGTCGGTCAATAGGCGTAGCTTCTTGgtttcttttctacaaagaCCGTTACTGACTGAACTACAAGAGCCGTAAGATTTGGAGGGTTACGGTGGTCAGAAGAGCCGGGGCGGAGACGTTTTCGACgccaaaattcaggtaacataTTGCACGTCTCTCACATCAACTATAGAACAAATAGAACTATTTGGTACCATTTATGTTAAGTATgtaatgaagaataaaatagaaatatgtatatattcagtactaagtctgttttttttttatttcaaaatgtggTAGCCGTGtttacacaaggatttatctcactCAATTAGAAGAATGCGTCAACTCTTTTACTGTCGTACATCTCGAAATCACAAGGATATGCTATCCTTGGCGTATTGGTTTGCTCCGTTACATGAGCTGGGTTGGCCTCTTGCATGCACAGAACTGACATGTAACGATTATTAGACCCGAGAGGCTTCGAAGATTGCCGAGAGGAAGGAAGTTGGCTTGGCGTGTTATACACACCGAGAGGCATGAGCTGGTACAGTATTACCACCAACGTACTTGTATTGATTAGTTTAAACCACACAGCATAACGTTTCAATACTGATGTATCATTCTGCGAAAGAACCCGGGATAAAAGCTACACGTGATCTTCTTCTGCCAGTTGCAGGAAGAGTTTCAGAAATGCGATCACGCTTCATTCGGAGACGGTGATGGCAAGCAACAACATGGATGTCCGTTTGGAGGAACTTTTGCAGAACAGTTCTCTACTGGACAAGCTTAACTACACGGACCTTCTCTACCACCAGTATTTCGACCTTGCCGAGTACGTACTGTCCACAAGATCCCAAATCGCCATTGTCGTAGTGTACTCAGTGGCGATTCTCCTGTCTTTAATAGGAAACATACTGGTCGTTATGGTCATGGCTAAGAACTTGAGCAAGGGGACAAAACTGAGGACTTTCCTCATCAACCTAGCCGTCGCGGACTTGGTGATGGCCGTTTTCTGCATGCCGTTTACATTTACGGACGTGATGCTTCAACAGTGGCTGTTCGGTAGCGTCATGTGTCCGCTGGTTCGATTTTTCCAAGTCCTGTCCGTGTCCGTCAGTATCTTCACGTTGGTGGCGATCGGAGTGGACCGGTACCAGGCTGTGATGTACCCGCTGCGGATGCGGATGAGCAAATCTCGGGCCAAACAAGTCGTGGCAATCATCTGGATCATGTCCTTCGCATTGGCCGCCGTGCAGCTTGCAGTTTGCCGGGTGTATCAGGTTCGTACGATCACGCACTACATGCATATGATATGCCATGTATAGCTTTTGATTACGTTAAAAGTGTCGTAGATTAATGAGTTACAAGGTGGGGACGGTTTATGTAACTGCTGCAACCAGGTAAGGAAACTCTATCTGTTACGTCCTTTAAATATTACCCAAACATCAAATACCTTATTTTTTCCCACTCATATTCAGTCAAAGTAGCTCATTAAGTCATGAAGAAGGGGGGCCAGCTGTGACGTCTGTTACGGGTAACGAAACTTGTCACGcaaaatgtatgatatatattatataccatAAACGATGCGCCTACCTTATCATTATCAATAAGCTGTCACAGAATGAGACATTTTCGTCTCACCGATACCTACACTCCTGTCGAATATCATgaaaactaggggtgggtaccggtacagaaaattcaggtccaggcatacggttcaggtccagaggagaCCTGAATCTGGATCTTATTATCTGTAAAAACTTATGAATGGGCTATACgcaaacaatggtccattccgctacaaaagattcattttggtgAATTAGCTCTTTGAACTCCTatcttcatgcaaacaacactaactgcctctgttttagaccacgTTTGACAGTATACTatagaagcttggtaaaaaaTGAGTATCAACTCTCCTCTGCTTCACTCTTTTCTTGGACATGTAAGCCTTAAAATACGTAAACGCCTGTCGATATAATCTGTATATGCAGTCGCCACGTCATGCCGAGAGTTCcatgcagttttcttttccttccgcgagagaaagtagtccgttccatgactaCGCGCGTCAACATCCCTCACAAGAAAGCTTGTTGCTGGAGAATTCAACTGCTTATCTTCttaatttcaagtcattcacagtattttagcctCCTTTTTAGCTCATATAGATTTTTGAACCGATTGTGTATCGTTTTCTTATCACAAATACGACCCAAAATCAGGTGACTTTCGCGTAAATTTCCCTGTTGTTTTGAACCtgttgtagatttcaaaccaacaggaaatctCCAGCGTAAGAAAGAGCAAACCTTCTAGTTTCTGAAAGTATAAGATTTATCACAGATCTTTAGGGCgtaatgcatttgccccgaTATTCCGTGAAGTCATGACATAATTTTGATTCCAGAATAGAACGAACCGGGTTTGACGATTTAACAATTATCCAACCGGGGTAGCTCCTCTCTCCGTAAATCTTAAAGATTAAGACGGGAATTTTGTTTACGGTGGTCCCCAGTTTATGAATTCCGAGTTTCAATTCAATATACAAATCCGAAGTGATCTAAATCTAACTTCAAATTTCTTACTGACTGCCATAGCGAACCGCGCGCCGTTTTGAGACGGTTGGGCGTTCCATGAACCCCGGGCGTCGTGACCTACCAAAAAGATTGCCGCTCGAGTTTACAACTATGTACGATCATATTTCATCACCTTTACAATTTCTAATGTTTCCATTTACACCTACGTACTTTTTAAATCGACTTTTACCTGTACCCGTTTGATGATATGATctgaaatcagttgattttagCGCAAGTTCCCCGCTGCGTTTTACCTTACAGCAGATTTCAGAACAGAGACCGACTGGCATATTATCAATTTTGAGGGCAAAAAAAGGCTTAAATTTGAACCGCGCGAGGACACCTCATCAGAGGCGTCCGAAAAGAAACGCTTCAGCGCTGGCATCAGCGCCCGTTCCACAAAGCGCACGCCGGACCCGCACCATTGTATTTACGTACTAGTTACCGTACAACAAAGATACCATTTGCTAATTCACTCTGTTTTCAAGTCTAGCTTTTATTTAGGCATCCTTTGAAAACACTGGAGAGGTATATCGGTTCCGATACTTGAGTTAAAGGTCAATTGCAATCAACCAAACCAACGACTTACAACATTTGGATTTAAACCAGTCGAAAGGGTGACCTCAGTACACATGGAATTACAAACCTtcccagatttcaaaccaacaagaCTTTCACAAGAGGTATAGTAGAATTTTCAACAATTCTGGTGCATTAGTCATTGAAAAAAGAATCGAATGCgtaatgcatttgccccgaAATTTAAATTCGTCGAAAATTTAGCTCAGTATAGCACCGCCATTTTGCCAATTTCAACGTGTAACTAGAGTGTAATATTAGCTGTTCCAGCAAATACGAGAACAGGTTTGCGCGTGAGTAACTCATGTTAGGGAattaacataaaaattaaaatcgacgttcaaaaacacttctaaAGACCTGCCAAAGAAAAGACTCTTGCACTATCATGTTAGATTGTtagggtttgacgtttggcaaaattattccatcattgttcttatatacctacctatggtaaacagtgagatccaaaactacaccttcttgtaacctcaccattgcatttttatttcctattgttacacctgcacctggcacatatccccaatgtgtatactagtgtattggttcattccatacagaggtgacagggatggtcacagttccTCTTTCTcctagttgtggatctgtgcagccactggcttcatatccctaatgtgtacatAGTGATTCACCCCTGCACACAGTGGTGCCTAATTGACCAGCTTGACAGAGGTATTTATTGCCCAGCTGGTTTGCTCTAGAATTACCAGATAAACTAGGACCACTCTACTCCTgtcaaaaaggggtgtaaatatatttttttaaacaaaccacaaaactgctgcaaacttctaatgcgcgCTGTAGCACAATGACTCACaatatctatccccatagcaaacgtgatcgcaaacggtccggaaacacaaacatccctaccagaatcaagacctgctttttcaaacaggtaataagaatgaaaagaaatacaataatacatgttttttgaAGTTATCAAATTGGAATTATATCTGTTTTAAAATAGGATATACCCGTACCTTCTAATGTTACACACAAAGTCCTAAATCTGGGGCGCAATCCTCTGGAGACAACCCAAACACTTTTTCCAGACACTGCATACGACAAGATATATTCCATTTTCAAATTATCTGTACGATcgttgtgacagtgtttctgcttcgtacagaaataattctttggtagcgcaaactttgacatttgattCAACTAGAAGCGTCcgtgatgatgaaattgttttttttactgcaagccttagttgcaataatttttttgaatatcattatgataagaCCCTTTAACAACCCGGCCAAAAAGGACAGGTAAAGAGCATTTACCTATCGCTTCATCTCATATATCCGCTCCTCTTCGTCCCTTCTTCATGATCATCCTGCTCCTGACAGCGTCCTACTGCCCTGACCTCGTTTCTGccaagttgacaaaaaaatgtaaaaaaaaaattacaccaacCTCGAAAGCTTGGACATATTCTACAAACATTCCTTAGGCTGTGGTGGGGACTGGCGCATGATATACTAAATCTATCAGCCACAactacataacatgtataaaacatacgtGGAAAACACGTATTGCATGACAAGTccgtttttgtaaatatctcgacaaacttatattagaaaatgttgaatcagGGTTTAGTCAGTTGATTTTGTGGtcgctttttttcacaattgaaaCAAGGAGGCAGAGGAAAGAAAGTTCCACGTCACAAACACGGACAACTTTAGTGAGGGTTGACAAATGTCACTTTGTCAGAAAAACCATGTCAGAAACAGACAAGTTCAGCGAGGTTTCACAAATGTAGAATATCCATGTTACAAAGTTTGTATACAAACAGACTATATCTGTGAAGgttgacaaatatagaaagTCCATGTGACAAACGGACAATTTCCATGCGGTTAAGATCACATCTTATATATTTATTAGCTTATTGATTATTTGACATTTCCTATGATGTTGTGATATGAGCTGTTTCAAAAGTCCTAAGTATACCAGCAAGCCCAAAGACAACGAAAAGCCAACGAAAGTCTTCTTACCTTCCTTTGTTTCGAATGACATCTTTCCATTTATATGCatcatgcaatttcaaaacgtttttCTAAAGGTCAAGTAACTGTTGGTGATGGCCGTAATTTCATTCAAACCTTTGACTAGATCTATTTCCTTAAATATAacttgatggctgttatgtacatatacttctgtaagttgtgtccaagtttcgttgtagtaggatgaaaaatgcctaCGTTACAGGGTTGAAAAGATAGTAACCCCTACGTGCCCCCAGACCCGCACCGGGTCTCTCTGGGGGCACCTAAAGCTTAATCCGGGCAATATCGAGTAAGTCACGACctgtcattcaaatgtcaatcaacaGTTTCTTCGGATTGCACCTGGTGGCTTTCTCACGGTGTGGATTAGGGCAAGTAACTGTTAGTGATCGAGATCGAGAAAAAATCATCTCCTCCCACTTGTCAGCAGAAGTCAGcttgatttaaaatttgtatacatatacatgtatctgtgttatCCAAAACAGGGGAACAAGATTAGGGGATGCTGTTTTATATCAAAGTTACTCATGCAGGATGTTTTCtacttatttcttaaaaatctttttacttggtttcgacttactttttaaaatctttttactataaaaacactttcgacttattttctaaaatctttttacttggtttcgacttattttctaaaatctttttactataaaaaaattcgacttatttttaaaaatgtttttacttggtttcgacttatttttaaaaatgtttttacttggtttcgacttatttttaaaaatgtttttacttactaattggtttcgacttatttttaaaaatctttttactataaaaaaactttcgacttatttttttaaatctttttactataaaaacttttgacttattttaaaaatctttttacttggtttcgactcattatctaaaatctttttactaactttcgacttatttttcaaaatcttttacttggtttcgactaattttctaaaatatttttacttggtttcgacttattttttgaaaactttttactcggtttcgacttattttcaaaaatctttttacttggtttcgacatattttaaaaaaatcttttaacttggtttcgacttatttttacaaatctttttacttggtttcgacttattttttaaaatcttttcactataaaaaaaaactttcgacttattttttaaaatctttttacttggtttcgactaattttctaaaatatttttaattggcttcgacatattttttaaaatctttttacttggtttcgacttatttttaaaaatctttttacaaaaaaaaaaactttcgacttatttttaaaaatctttttacttggtttcgacttatttttaaaaatctttttactataaaaaacttttgacttatttttaaagatctttttaccataaaaaaactttcgacttatttttagaaatctttttacttggttccgatttattttaaaaatgtttttacttggtttcgactcattttttaaaatctttttacttggtttcgacttattttctaaaatctttttactataaaaaaattcgacttatttttaaaaatgtttttacttgatttcgacttatttttaaaaatgtttttacttggtttcgacttattttttaaaatatttttacttggtttccacttatttttaaaaatctttttactataaaaaaaactttcgacttatttttttaaatctttttactataaaaacttttgacttatttttaaaaatctttttacttggtttcgacttatttgctaaaatctttttactaactttcgacttattttttaaaatctttttacttggtttcgactaattttctaaaatatttttaattggtttcgacttatttttaaaaatctttttactataaaaaatctttcgacttattttttaaaatctttttacttggtttcgacttattttttaaaattctttttacttggtttcgacttatttttaaaaatctttttacttggtttcgacttat encodes the following:
- the LOC118411775 gene encoding QRFP-like peptide receptor yields the protein MASNNMDVRLEELLQNSSLLDKLNYTDLLYHQYFDLAEYVLSTRSQIAIVVVYSVAILLSLIGNILVVMVMAKNLSKGTKLRTFLINLAVADLVMAVFCMPFTFTDVMLQQWLFGSVMCPLVRFFQVLSVSVSIFTLVAIGVDRYQAVMYPLRMRMSKSRAKQVVAIIWIMSFALAAVQLAVCRVYQTTFDSIL